The DNA region GCAGCGGCTGGAAAGATAGCGTCCGTAATATCGCAGAGACGAAAGAGTTCGTCTGGAATCTGGCGACCCGCTCGCTGGCCGCGGCGATGAATGAAACTTCAGCGTCGCTGCCTGCCGATCAGGATGAGTTTGCCTTTGCCGGTTTGACGCCGCTGGCGGCTTCTCAGGTCGCTGCCAGCCTGGTGGCGGAAAGCCCGGTTAACTTCGAGTGCCGCCTGACACAGCTGATTCAGCTACAGGATGCCAGCGGCAACCCGATCGACAGCTGGCTGGTGCTGGGTGAAGCGGTAGCGATCCACATCGATGAGTCGCTGCTGGAAGCGGGGATCTATCAGACGGCCAGAGCCGAGCCGGTTCTGCGCGCGGGCGGCCCCAGCGCCTATTACGGCATCAGCGAGGCGCAGCGCTTTGATCTGGTCCGTCCGGACGCACGCCCTAAGTAATCCTTACCCCACAAGCGCATCGGCCCGGTGCGCTTTTATCTGCGCCACGGCACGGGCGATATCAGGCGCCAGCCAGCGATCCTGCTGCCAGGGTTCGACCACCTGCCGAATCAGCTGCCAGGCGCGCCGCGTGCCGGTCGCCAGCTGTGATTCACCATGGAACTCCAGCGCCTGCGCCGCCAGCAGGTACTCAATCGCGATGATGTGATCGACATTGCCGACCAGCTTCAGCAGTTTCAGCGCGGCCCCGGTGCCCAGGCTCAGATGATCCTCCTGCAATCCTGACGTGACATAGTTATCGAGCACGGCAGGCTGCGCGAGCTGACGGTTTTCTGCACAGAGCGCAGCGGCCACGTACTGCGCAA from Pantoea deleyi includes:
- a CDS encoding flavin reductase family protein, with product MTTKRYSYQPRAGHGLPHDPLNAIIGPRPIGWISSVSASGQRNLAPYSFFNCFNYQPPIIGFASSGWKDSVRNIAETKEFVWNLATRSLAAAMNETSASLPADQDEFAFAGLTPLAASQVAASLVAESPVNFECRLTQLIQLQDASGNPIDSWLVLGEAVAIHIDESLLEAGIYQTARAEPVLRAGGPSAYYGISEAQRFDLVRPDARPK